The following are encoded in a window of Dethiosulfovibrio salsuginis genomic DNA:
- a CDS encoding M55 family metallopeptidase, which produces MKIYMSVDMEGATGIVRSEQVRNSDVEYGYGRAMQTHDLLAAIEGAFDGGAEEIIVNDAHDRMINLSPESMPGSEGRLRIISGNPKQLGMMEGMRGHPRR; this is translated from the coding sequence GTGAAAATCTATATGAGCGTTGACATGGAGGGAGCTACAGGGATCGTCAGATCGGAGCAGGTCAGAAACTCCGACGTCGAATACGGCTACGGCAGGGCCATGCAGACCCACGATCTTTTGGCGGCCATAGAGGGGGCCTTCGACGGAGGAGCGGAGGAGATCATCGTAAACGACGCCCACGACAGGATGATCAACCTTTCCCCGGAGAGCATGCCTGGAAGCGAGGGCAGGCTCAGGATAATATCCGGCAACCCTAAGCAATTGGGTATGATGGAGGGAATGAGAGGGCATCCAAGGCGGTGA
- a CDS encoding GntR family transcriptional regulator, giving the protein MAGKADEQAFSAIIDLIVDHQVAPGERLYEPDLVEKIGLSRTPIRQALGRLIAEGVLERIKGQKGYRIPTLDKEDLMQVFVARATLEGKATELAASWGTEEDVKELRDIVDQENRFVELYGNERKSVFADLNDRFHQKIILISNNHYFQRHFIQLYRRSSLYTFYYSPYYILDVGSEEYVARRRAGRHKSSEEHEKIVKAIEDRDGLRAKEAMENHIMGTVEHRLTLGML; this is encoded by the coding sequence ATGGCAGGCAAGGCCGACGAACAGGCTTTCAGCGCGATTATAGACCTTATAGTCGACCACCAAGTAGCACCAGGAGAAAGGCTTTACGAGCCCGATCTGGTGGAAAAAATAGGTCTTAGCCGGACCCCTATCCGCCAGGCCCTAGGTAGGCTTATAGCTGAGGGAGTTCTGGAGAGGATAAAAGGGCAAAAGGGATATCGAATCCCTACCCTCGACAAAGAAGATTTAATGCAGGTATTCGTGGCCCGGGCCACATTGGAGGGCAAGGCCACCGAGCTGGCGGCTTCCTGGGGAACCGAGGAAGACGTAAAAGAGCTCAGGGATATAGTCGATCAGGAAAATCGCTTTGTCGAACTTTACGGCAACGAGAGAAAAAGCGTCTTTGCCGACCTAAACGACAGGTTTCACCAAAAGATAATCCTAATAAGTAATAATCATTATTTTCAAAGGCATTTCATACAGCTATACAGGAGGTCCTCCCTCTACACATTTTATTATTCCCCATATTATATATTGGACGTCGGCAGCGAGGAGTACGTGGCGAGGAGGAGAGCTGGACGACACAAAAGCTCCGAGGAGCACGAAAAGATAGTAAAAGCCATAGAGGACAGAGATGGACTCAGGGCTAAAGAGGCCATGGAAAACCACATAATGGGCACCGTGGAACACAGATTGACCCTTGGGATGCTTTAG